In Daphnia pulicaria isolate SC F1-1A chromosome 9, SC_F0-13Bv2, whole genome shotgun sequence, the genomic stretch CGTGTCGTCGTTGTCAAGTAGCGATTGGCCATTTCAAAACGCGCCATTTTAGTTCTACAATTGACCCGCTATAAAAAGCCGATGTACTCGCCAGTTCATGTCGCAGATTATTCTGATCTTGAAACAGTTTGCACTCGCTGAAAATCTCATCATGAGTTTCAAGGTAAAAGTTATAgacattcatttttaaattgtggtcgtaataatttcaatcattttgcAAATGTCACATGCAGGTATTGAGCATCTTGGCGTTGGTCGTCCTGGTTTGCGTCCTCACGACGACAGCCGATCCAGCAGCACCGGAGGAACAAGGTAAAATCTGATTTTATCGTCTTATCATTATTTGTGTCGTATTAATCTCCCACGATGAGTTACTATATGATTGAGTGACCCTTAATATTTCTTTGCATTGAAGCTACGGAAATCGCCCACCAGCACAAGAAATCGGAACgcggatggaagaagaagcatGCGGCTGTTGAGAGGCACAACTTTACCCGAACTCATTACCACCACGCCAGGAAGatgaaggaagaaaatgaatccgTGAAGGAAACGGTGAAAACCAAAAGAGACGCCGAAGACAAAGTCTTTCCGTTCAATTTCGGCAAGTGGTGGAAAAACTTTAAACCCGCCATCAAGGTAGCAGCTCCTGCAGCTCCCGTTCCGGCCGAGGAACTTTCGACCCAGGAAGACCTCGAGTCTGTTGTAGTGGAGGTGGGTGATCCCGATTCTCCTGCTGAGGAAGTCGAACTGGCTCCCGTTCCGCCTCCTCGACCTTGGTCTCGACCTTGGTGGTGGTTTTGAACCGGATAAGATGGTGGAATGACGAGGCCGCTATCGCAGTCGAGGAGCCAATTGCAATCACCGTCGAATCATTTTTGTAATCAACAGTATTCGATGGTCGACTGAGTTATGCGTTTCATTTCGTTTGTTATGATTTTGATAGCCATCTGTGTAGGCCTACTACTTGCTTCTCTCAATATATAATCAATTGCATCAGAGATATGGAGGCTGTTCTtgcgtcttttttatttcttcctgattttatattttgataTTAACCGAATAATGAACTCGGTCTTTCTTCTGCCATTCCCCCCTACCCCTTGAGACCATTGGACagattgacgacatttttcaGGGATTTCCCACCTTGCACGTCAAGAGAATAAGACAAAATGGCAAGGTgatatttataaaataaagaaggaaATGCGGTTGAAATTCTTGTTGTTCAAAGCCGTGGGCTTCCCgccagaaataaaagaaggaggTTAACTGATGCGATTATTTTTATCTAACAAACAAACTCTCTCTTCCATCTAATCCGATAGATACCCGCCTACTTTACCTTGGCTTTCGAAAAGGTATAAAATGCAGAGGCCCACTGTGTTGTCTGCATCATTCAACCATCGtctaacaaacagaaaaatcaacaacaacaacaacatcatgaGTCGTTCAAGTTtggtaagttttaaaaaacattcgcaGTTCAACAaggatttcaaattttggatttagcAGCAAAGTGATGGTGCACTGGATGATACGCATGgattatttctttgtttttaattgtttcttccTACATTTATTGTCAACAGTTGAGCGTGTGTCTGGTGCTGGGCGTGTTGGCCGCCGTAGCAAACGCCGAGTCCGCCGCAGTGGCGAGCGCACCCCGTGACAAACGGCAGATTCTCGGCGCTATTCTTGGCAGTCTgttgggaggaggaggacacgGTAAGTCCATTCGGTTAAAATCTAATTGacagtttgaattttaattattgaaaTCTTTTCAATGCGGATAACAGGTCACGGCGGACATGGCGGTGAACATCACAGCGGGGGACACGGGTATGAAGGTGGTCACGGAGGTGGTCATGGGTATGAAGGTGGACATGGGCACGGAGGATATGGTGGACACGGTGGACACTATGGTGGATACAACCAAGGATACTACGGCGGCGGACATCATCATCACTAATCATCACTCACACGAAATCCCATTAATTCCTGTTCAAAATTCCCGTTTCATTTTCCCCATAGTCGCCAATTATGACTTTAATCGCCTGTCCCGTTTATACTCAGCACAATTTCACCGAAATGTGATACCGAACGCGACAATTTCTGATATTCAAAACTATGCAAACGCACATTgaccaaataaatcaaaacattATCACGTTTCTCCTAGCTCGGATTTATATTTCACTGTCTATCGTTTCATTGAATTGGGTTGGCTATTCTTTACAACGGACCTTATATAAGGTCGTCAACTGGAGCTTTGTGGCCGGAAGAATCCAGCGATCAAATTTCGCTATGAGATCGTCCGGTAATTTTTTCGATGGAATAAGGAGTTACAGAGACCGAATGCATTTTATATTTGGCCGTGTCGATTTCAGATTTTAAAGCTACGATATCAGATGAATTGGCCAATCTTATTTCAAGAACTCTGATGTCATTTTTGTATAATATTACAACTACTACGCCATCGCTTTGGGGGTGACATATTGGCGTACGTTGAAACatgcttttttatttccctaaATTAACATTAAACGCCGGATTAATCCAGTAGAAACCAGTTCACACCAAATAAATCCCGAAAAAGCGCAAGTGAACCATAATCGGATGTCGCTCTTGGGTGGCCAACTAATCGAATTAAATTGCGCAAATTAATCGAAAGTCACGTTCGAGATATTTGATGATAGGATCATTTTATTCGCAATCATGTTCTTTCGCAGGTTTAGTTGACGTGTCTATAATTTGAAACCATTAACACCTGTTGAAATCGAGATTTCTAGACTTGTCGTTCAATTGCCAATAGCCAACAGCCACGTCAAGTGTAATTCACGATGTTTGGATTGTAAAAGCCGCCGTATTTGCGAGTAAATGTCACAGATATTTTCTGATCTTCAAACAGTTTAATATACACTCGTTGAACTCTTCATCATGAACTTTAAGGTAAAAGTCGattccttttttgaaattgtggcCGTATAAGAAATTCAATCATTATTTTGTAAATGTCACCTGCAGGTATTTAGTATCTTGGCTATGGTGGCCCTGGTTTTTGTCTTCACGACAACAGCAAATCCAGCACCGGAGGAACATGGTAAAATCTGATTTGAACTTCTTATCATTATTTGTGTCGTTATTTCCCGCGGTTGTTTGTATTACTATTATATTTGGGTGATTCTTGTTTATTCGCATTGTATAGTTGCCGAAATGGATGAAGAATCTGAACACGCTTCGGAGGATCatcacgctgctgctgctggaaaagcCGCTTCCGCCCACTCTCACCACGTCAAGAAGGTGAAGGACGGAAAGAAACATCACGAGCCCATCAATAACAGACGGCCCCGTGGAGTGAAAGCTGCCCCCCAGCAGGCGCAACCGAAAGGAGTCATCGCAC encodes the following:
- the LOC124313410 gene encoding uncharacterized protein LOC124313410, producing MSQIILILKQFALAENLIMSFKVLSILALVVLVCVLTTTADPAAPEEQATEIAHQHKKSERGWKKKHAAVERHNFTRTHYHHARKMKEENESVKETVKTKRDAEDKVFPFNFGKWWKNFKPAIKVAAPAAPVPAEELSTQEDLESVVVEVGDPDSPAEEVELAPVPPPRPWSRPWWWF
- the LOC124313446 gene encoding cold and drought-regulated protein CORA-like isoform X2, whose amino-acid sequence is MQRPTVLSASFNHRLTNRKINNNNNIMSRSSLLSVCLVLGVLAAVANAESAAVASAPRDKRQILGAILGSLLGGGGHGHGGHGGEHHSGGHGYEGGHGHGGYGGHGHGGGHGYEGGHGHGGYGGHGGHYGGYNQGYYGGGHHHH
- the LOC124313446 gene encoding dormancy-associated protein 2-like isoform X1, whose product is MQRPTVLSASFNHRLTNRKINNNNNIMSRSSLLSVCLVLGVLAAVANAESAAVASAPRDKRQILGAILGSLLGGGGHGHGGHGGEHHSGGHGYEGGHGGGHGYEGGHGHGGYGGHGHGGGHGYEGGHGHGGYGGHGGHYGGYNQGYYGGGHHHH